One Paracoccaceae bacterium genomic region harbors:
- a CDS encoding cysteine desulfurase, producing MLDVERVRQDFPILSRQVNGKPLVYLDNGASAQKPQVVIDAVTHAYSHEYANVHRGLHYLSTVATEKYEAVRGIVRRFLNAPSEDEIVFTSGTTEGINLVSYAWASPRLAPGDEIVLSIMEHHANIVPWHFLRERQGVVLKWVDCAADGSLDPQAVLDAIGPRTRLVAVTHMSNVTGTVVDVAAICAGARARGVSVLVDGSQAAVHMPVDLTAMGCDFYAITGHKLYGPSGSGAIFIRRDRMDEMRPFLGGGDMIREVTRETVTWNDPPMKFEAGTPGIVQQIGMGVALEYLMAIGMEDVAAHEKVLRDYARDRLAGLNWLQVQGNAPGKGAIFSFTLDGPAHAHDISTVLDQRGIAVRAGTHCAMPLMVHLGVTATCRASFGLYNTTSEVDALVSALELCHDLFA from the coding sequence ATGCTTGACGTGGAGCGGGTGCGGCAGGACTTTCCGATCCTGTCGAGACAGGTGAACGGAAAGCCGCTGGTCTACCTGGACAATGGTGCCTCGGCCCAGAAGCCCCAGGTCGTGATCGACGCGGTGACGCATGCCTATTCGCATGAATATGCAAATGTTCACAGGGGGTTGCACTATCTTTCGACAGTCGCGACCGAGAAGTACGAGGCGGTGCGCGGCATTGTGCGGCGGTTCCTGAACGCGCCCTCCGAGGATGAGATCGTCTTTACCTCGGGCACGACGGAAGGGATCAACCTGGTCTCCTATGCCTGGGCATCCCCGCGCCTTGCCCCCGGCGACGAGATCGTCCTGTCGATCATGGAGCATCACGCCAACATCGTGCCCTGGCATTTCCTGCGTGAACGACAGGGTGTGGTGCTGAAATGGGTGGATTGTGCGGCGGATGGATCGCTCGATCCGCAGGCAGTGCTCGATGCGATCGGCCCGCGCACGCGGCTGGTGGCCGTCACCCACATGTCGAACGTGACAGGCACCGTGGTCGATGTTGCGGCAATCTGCGCCGGGGCGCGGGCGCGGGGGGTGTCGGTGCTGGTCGATGGGTCGCAGGCTGCGGTTCACATGCCGGTGGACCTGACGGCGATGGGCTGCGATTTCTACGCCATCACCGGACATAAGCTATATGGACCAAGCGGTTCCGGGGCGATCTTCATCCGCCGCGATCGGATGGACGAGATGCGGCCCTTCCTGGGTGGCGGCGACATGATCCGCGAGGTGACCCGCGAGACCGTCACATGGAATGACCCGCCGATGAAGTTCGAGGCGGGCACTCCGGGGATTGTCCAGCAGATCGGGATGGGCGTCGCGCTGGAATACCTCATGGCGATCGGCATGGAGGATGTCGCCGCGCATGAGAAGGTCTTGCGCGACTATGCGCGCGATCGGCTGGCGGGGCTCAACTGGCTTCAGGTGCAGGGGAATGCGCCCGGCAAGGGTGCGATCTTCAGCTTCACGCTGGACGGTCCGGCGCATGCCCATGACATTTCGACCGTGCTGGACCAGCGCGGAATCGCGGTGCGGGCAGGAACCCATTGCGCGATGCCGCTGATGGTGCATCTGGGTGTCACCGCGACATGCCGGGCCTCGTTCGGCCTATATAACACGACGTCCGAGGTGGACGCGCTTGTGTCCGCGCTGGAGCTTTGCCACGACCTGTTCGCCTGA
- a CDS encoding YIP1 family protein: protein MDVTLSSLLTMARDSVSDPRGGARRVMAVGLPLRDAWSALMLMAVASAVLTHLGYLASPPMAQDFLAEAMSSPIRTAILQWVVMGVGAWAMYWFGAARGGHGTLPQAVSLAAWLQFILLVLQVVQLVAQVILPPLAGIIGIAGVVLFFWLLTNFVAEMHGFRSLPLTFLGVLAAMVVLVMIMAIAFGLLFGVPGQEV from the coding sequence CGTGACAGCGTGTCGGATCCGCGCGGGGGCGCGCGGCGGGTGATGGCTGTAGGCCTTCCGCTGCGCGATGCCTGGTCGGCGCTGATGCTGATGGCGGTCGCCTCGGCAGTCCTCACGCATCTGGGCTATCTGGCGTCACCGCCGATGGCGCAGGATTTCCTGGCCGAGGCCATGTCGAGCCCGATCCGCACGGCGATCCTGCAATGGGTCGTGATGGGGGTGGGGGCCTGGGCGATGTACTGGTTCGGCGCGGCACGCGGCGGGCATGGAACGCTGCCCCAGGCGGTCAGCCTGGCCGCGTGGCTGCAGTTCATCCTGCTGGTGCTGCAGGTCGTCCAGCTTGTCGCGCAGGTGATCCTGCCGCCGCTGGCGGGGATCATCGGCATCGCGGGTGTGGTGCTGTTCTTCTGGCTGCTGACAAATTTTGTCGCCGAGATGCACGGATTCCGGTCTCTTCCCCTGACCTTTCTGGGCGTGCTTGCGGCGATGGTCGTTCTCGTGATGATCATGGCGATTGCCTTCGGGCTGCTGTTCGGCGTGCCGGGGCAGGAGGTCTGA